A portion of the Psilocybe cubensis strain MGC-MH-2018 chromosome 10, whole genome shotgun sequence genome contains these proteins:
- a CDS encoding putative oxidoreductase YoxD, with protein sequence MASHAAKRVLVIAGAGNPVGTGAATARMFAKNGYTVALIGREGSDGASALVEEINQGGGQAKSFGISSYSHDEMASVWSSIHAHFPKSRYAVRAAVYNVGSGVFKPFLDVSPQDLHSCMQSNVFGAFAFSRNAILTFKGNDIDEPSGKRGALIFTGATASMRGNVMTSAFAAGKWGTRALSQSLAKEFGKENIHVAHVIIDGVIALDPKADPEAVKDTKIKPDSIASSYLYLANQDRSAWTWELDLRSAHEKW encoded by the exons ATGGCCTCTCATGCTGCGAAGCGCGTTTTAGTCATTGCAG GTGCTGGAAATCCTGTTGGTACTGGTGCAGCTACTGC GCGGATGTTTGCAAAAAATGGGTATACTGTCGCGCTTATTGGTCGCGAAGGTTCGGACGGTGCTAGCGCGTTAGTGGAAGAAATCAACCAGGGAGGTGGCCAG GCAAAGTCGTTTGGTATTTCATCATATTCGCATGATGAAATGGCCTCAGTCTGGTCCTCAATCCATGCCCATTTCCCTAAGTCACGCTACGCCGTCCGCGCGGCGGTATATAACGTTGGATCTGGAGTTTTCAAACCTTTCCTTGACGTTTCACCACAAGATCTTCATAGTTGTATGCAGTCCAACGTGTTCGGCGCGTTTGCATTCTCCCGCAACGCGATACTCACGTTCAAGGGCAATGACATCGATGAGCCGAGTGGGAAACGCGGCGCGCTGATTTTCACGGGCGCTACGGCGAGCATGCGCGGCAACGTGATGACGAGCGCGTTTGCTGCCGGAAAGTGGGGGACGAGGGCTTTGTCTCAGAGTTTGGCGAAGGAGTTTGGGAAAGAGAATATTCATGTTGCGCAC GTTATTATTGATGGAG TTATTGCTCTTGATCCCAAAGCAGATCCCGAAGCTGTCAAGGACACGAAAATCAAACCAGATAGTATTGCCTCT TCGTATCTCTACTTAGCAAACCAAGACCGGTCTGCGTGGACATGGGAGCTTGATT TGCGCTCTGCTCACGAGAAGTGGTAA